The DNA window TTAGATGAAATGGAGTACCTTGTTAATGAGATGGGCATCGAAACCATCGCATTTATGGATGACACCTTTACCATAAGTAAAAAACGTGTGATTGAACTCTGTGAAGGTATTGAAGAGAGAAATATCGATGTAATGTGGGGTTGCACATCACGTGTTGATTCCTTAAACAAGGAACTTTTAAGGAAAATGAAAAAAGCAGGGTGTATCACCGTGTTCATGGGAGTTGAATCTGCAGATCAGCAGATGCTTGACACAGTGAACAAGCAAACCACCATAGAAAGGATCAAGGATGCATTTGAAGTGTCCCGTCAAGAAAAAATCAGAACCATAGCATCGGTTGTTCTTGGAATGCCTGGTGACACCCATGAGAGCATTAAAAATACCATAAACTTTGTGAAGGAACTCAATCCCTCCTACGCCATATTCTCACTGGCCACACCCTATCCAGGAACTCGGTTCTATCAGCAAACCCTTGAGAAGGATCTCATAAAGGTTAAGGACTGGTCCAAGTACACTTTGATCTCCCCAATTCTTGAGACAGTTGATTGTTCCTTGGACGAACTCAAAAAATTACAGGCATCTGCATTTAAAAAGTTCTATCTGAGGCCAATGTACCTCATCAGACAAGTAATCATGGACGGACCCATACTTGTTAAAACCATATCTGGTGTGATGAGAAACATCATGTTCCCTGCAAAGAAGAATGATGATGTTCCAATGAAATTTCAAAAAAGAATGGTGGATCTGGATTAAATCCAATTCACCGTACCATCTATTTTTTTTTATTGAGTGCCAATTGCACTAATTTCCCTTAACTTACTCACTATTTCGTTTAATGCATCTGCCATGGCCCCAACATCATCCATGCTATTGAAGCGTCCGAAGGTTATCCTGAGTGATCCATGGGCCCTTTCAGGATCTCCCCCTATTCCCAAGATAACATGGCTTGCTTGGAGTGAACGGCTGAAGCATGCTGATCCCGTGCTCACTGCAAATCCCCTCATGTCCAGGTGGAGTGTGATTGATTCTCCCTCAACGTAGTCAAATGTTATGTTGGCATTTTGAGGAATTCTTTCTGTGGGATGGCCGTTTAGTGTGGTGTGGGGTATTTCATTTAGCACACGTTGCATGAGGTGATCCCTCATTTGAATGAATTTATCATTCTCTTCACTACTTGTGAGTTCAACTGCCTTTTTAAAACCTACTGCTCCGGGGATGTTTTCCAATCCACCCCTCTTGTTAAATTCCTGGAAACCTCCATCCAAATATTTGTTGAATGGTGTTCCTTTTTTCAAGTACAGTGCCCCAATTCCACTTGGTCCGTGGAGGGTGTGTGCAGATATTGTTACCATGTCCGCTTTTATCTCATGAAGGTCCAATGGTAGTTTGGTAAATGTGTGGGTTGCATCTGTATGTAAAAGCACATTTTTCTCGTTACATATCTCAGCTATGGTTTTTATATCTTGGATGGTACCTATTTCCTGGTTTGCATGCTGTACTGATACAAGACTGGTTTCTGGTTTGATGAGTTTCTGGATCGTTTCAGGATCCACCATCCCATACTCATCCACATCGAGGTAGCTAACTTCGTATCCCTGTTTTTCAAGGGATTTAAAACTATTTAAGACCGGAAAATCTTCAATTTTAGATACAATTAAATGATTTCCTTTTTTATTCTTTTGTGCTATTGCAGCACCTTTAATTGCTGCGTTACTTGATTCAGAACTTCCAGATGTGAATATGAGCTCACCCTCACCTGCACCAATGTAGTTTGCCAAGTAGTTTCTACTATCTTCTAAAGCCTCACGGGCCTCTATACCCATGGAGTATCCTGTTTCAGAAGTTGGAATAGCATATTTTTCGAAGAAATATGGTTTCATGGCTTCTAAAACTCTTTCATCCATCCTTGTAATTGATGAATTATCCAGGTACCTGTACTTAACTTCCATAACACATTTCCCTCCTGTTTTTCAATATTTGTCTAGACCCAAAACAAAGAGTTTTTGTTCATAAACGTTTTGATCATATGAACAGTGTGATCTTGGAGTTCCTTGCTTCTTGAACGTAGGTTCCAACAGCCCCATATTCAGTTATCAGATCCTGATCAAGGTCTTCCTTTGAAATTCCCATTATTTCCATGGTCATTTCACAGGCAATGACTTTCCCTCCGAGTTCTTTAAAATCTTT is part of the Methanobacterium lacus genome and encodes:
- a CDS encoding B12-binding domain-containing radical SAM protein, which produces MKVALINPAQLDSKYKFMGVVAPPLGLAYMAAVLEENDVEVIIIDACALEMDLVSVGRQLREFSPDIIALTALTPTIAKALETAEYSKSVCKDSLIVMGGYHPSFNYKEILKYDFVDVVTIGEGEETLLDLTRSLEYDLPLTSVNGIAFDDVVTPPRQLIMDLDSLPLPARHLLPMDSYKLLNMDTKMSTMITSRGCPMQCSFCSSAALHGSKLRMRSVDKILDEMEYLVNEMGIETIAFMDDTFTISKKRVIELCEGIEERNIDVMWGCTSRVDSLNKELLRKMKKAGCITVFMGVESADQQMLDTVNKQTTIERIKDAFEVSRQEKIRTIASVVLGMPGDTHESIKNTINFVKELNPSYAIFSLATPYPGTRFYQQTLEKDLIKVKDWSKYTLISPILETVDCSLDELKKLQASAFKKFYLRPMYLIRQVIMDGPILVKTISGVMRNIMFPAKKNDDVPMKFQKRMVDLD
- a CDS encoding cysteine desulfurase family protein, producing MEVKYRYLDNSSITRMDERVLEAMKPYFFEKYAIPTSETGYSMGIEAREALEDSRNYLANYIGAGEGELIFTSGSSESSNAAIKGAAIAQKNKKGNHLIVSKIEDFPVLNSFKSLEKQGYEVSYLDVDEYGMVDPETIQKLIKPETSLVSVQHANQEIGTIQDIKTIAEICNEKNVLLHTDATHTFTKLPLDLHEIKADMVTISAHTLHGPSGIGALYLKKGTPFNKYLDGGFQEFNKRGGLENIPGAVGFKKAVELTSSEENDKFIQMRDHLMQRVLNEIPHTTLNGHPTERIPQNANITFDYVEGESITLHLDMRGFAVSTGSACFSRSLQASHVILGIGGDPERAHGSLRITFGRFNSMDDVGAMADALNEIVSKLREISAIGTQ